The nucleotide window GGGGAGCTACGAAATGACGACCATCAAAGAGGTGAGTGAGCATGCAACACTTGGAAGCTCAACCTATAGACGGAACAAGAGCAGCCGCCAACTAACGCGCCTCATCTTCGCACAAACAGGAATCATCCAGAATCTCCAGCATCTCCACGAAGAACTCCGGAATTACGCGGCACCTCCCGTCGTCCACCCGACCCTCGAATCTCTAAAACCGCAAAAGtctcttttctccttcttcggtGGCAAGTCCAAGAGTGCCATTGCCGAAATCCCTGCCAACCTTCCCCGGGGGCTCTACCTCTATGGCGATGTTGGCTGCGGCAAGACCATGCTCATGGATCTCTTTTACGACACATTACCCCATAACATCAAGTCAAAGACGAGGATACACTTCCACAACTTTATGCAGGATGTCCACAAGCGCCTCCACAAGATCAAGATGCAATACGGCAACGATGTCGACGCCGTTCCCTTTGTTGCGGCCGACATTGCCCAACAGGGAAGCGTTCTCTGTTTCGACGAGTTTCAATGTACCGACGTCGCCGACGCCATGATCCTTCGCCGCCTCCTCGAGGCTCTCATGTCCCACGGCGTTGTGCTTGTCACGACCTCCAACCGACACCCCGACGAGCTGTACATAAACGGTGTCCAGCGCGAGTCCTTCATCCCCGCTATTGAACTGCTCAAGAACCGGCTGCACGTCATCAACCTGAACTCCAACACCGATTACCGCAAGATCCCCCGTCCTCCTTCCGGTGTCTACCACACCGCGCTCGACGCCCACGCAGCCTCCCACGCCGAGAAGTGGTTCCGCTTTTTGGGCGATCCCGAAAACCCCGAGCCGCACCCCGAGGTGCAAACTGTCTGGGGCCGCGAGATCCACGTCCCTCGTGTCAGCGGCCGTTGCGCCTGGTTCACCTTCGACGAGCTGATCGGCCAACCGACAGGTGCTGCCGATTACATTGAGCTGATG belongs to Neurospora crassa OR74A linkage group IV, whole genome shotgun sequence and includes:
- a CDS encoding mitochondrial ATPase — protein: MRVTSVPLGLPTTAKPLFRSSTARSARIITNTSTPRRTQCTSACGHRNVNESRALAHAARPAARIIFPATFTAGQRRRATTATAAAAVHNANPENLGPIQEYDRRVANGELRNDDHQRGIIQNLQHLHEELRNYAAPPVVHPTLESLKPQKSLFSFFGGKSKSAIAEIPANLPRGLYLYGDVGCGKTMLMDLFYDTLPHNIKSKTRIHFHNFMQDVHKRLHKIKMQYGNDVDAVPFVAADIAQQGSVLCFDEFQCTDVADAMILRRLLEALMSHGVVLVTTSNRHPDELYINGVQRESFIPAIELLKNRLHVINLNSNTDYRKIPRPPSGVYHTALDAHAASHAEKWFRFLGDPENPEPHPEVQTVWGREIHVPRVSGRCAWFTFDELIGQPTGAADYIELMRSYDAFIVTDIPGMTYRQRDLARRFITFIDAVYESHAKLVLTAAVPLTELFVSRQEIEESLKKQGKALDQTHSVADVMSHMMDDLDQNADKLSKSNLFSGDEEAFAFARALSRLTEMGSKMWVERGMGLEDKGGKPEHDSWTKTRSRQMEDSM